From Microplitis mediator isolate UGA2020A chromosome 11, iyMicMedi2.1, whole genome shotgun sequence, one genomic window encodes:
- the LOC130676940 gene encoding uncharacterized protein LOC130676940 translates to MIVAFTSQNQKDWDEHLDDLKFAYNTSVHTALGVSPFYLNHGRDARLINDTDPLENLDVSDVTVWQARMDRAIELRHFVEQNMLKARERTRKQYKQKFSDTPIDLKIGDEVYHLNKKLSKKVDGYSAKLAPKYSGPAIVSKILSPLVVQLQDDAGNDIGTYYYNDLKIPRRSRRRN, encoded by the coding sequence ATGATTGTCGCGTTTACGAGTCAAAATCAAAAAGATTGGGATGAACATCTCgatgatttaaaattcgcgtACAACACCTCGGTACACACTGCCTTAGGAGTGTcaccattttatttaaatcacggACGTGACGCACGACTAATTAACGATACCGACCCTCTCGAAAATCTAGACGTATCTGACGTTACCGTTTGGCAAGCCCGAATGGACCGTGCGATTGAATTAAGACATTTTGTTGAGCAAAATATGTTGAAAGCTCGGGAACGCACGCGTAAGCaatacaaacaaaaattttctgatacCCCAATAGACTTAAAAATCGGTGATGAAGtctatcatttaaataaaaaattgagtaaaaaagtaGATGGCTACAGTGCTAAATTAGCACCAAAATATTCGGGACCCGCCATtgtatctaaaattttaagtcctCTAGTAGTTCAATTGCAAGATGATGCCGGTAACGATATTGGCACATATTATTACAATGACTTAAAAATTCCCAGGCGGTCTCGAAGACGTAACTGA